One window of Bernardetia sp. genomic DNA carries:
- a CDS encoding OmpH family outer membrane protein, with product MRKIILSLSLLFAFAFFINTQANAQKIGYVQVDSVASMMPAYKAATSELEGLQKVIQKNLQGEYQKLQARQAELEKTVTNQAQQQAAQQELQTMYAAIQEQEKQAEERFQKKQNDLLFPIYEKIREAIKEVGKEGNYVLILNELDGTNTAYILYSAEGTDITDLVIKKLGLQ from the coding sequence ATGAGAAAGATAATTTTATCTCTAAGCCTTTTATTTGCTTTTGCATTTTTTATCAATACACAAGCAAATGCTCAAAAAATAGGCTATGTACAAGTAGATTCTGTGGCTAGTATGATGCCAGCTTACAAAGCTGCAACTTCTGAACTAGAAGGATTACAAAAAGTAATTCAGAAAAACTTACAAGGAGAATATCAGAAACTCCAAGCTAGACAAGCAGAGTTGGAAAAAACTGTAACTAATCAAGCACAACAACAAGCTGCACAACAAGAACTTCAAACCATGTATGCTGCAATTCAAGAGCAGGAAAAACAAGCAGAAGAGCGTTTTCAGAAAAAACAAAACGATTTACTTTTTCCTATCTATGAAAAAATCCGTGAAGCCATAAAAGAAGTTGGAAAGGAAGGAAATTATGTTCTGATATTGAATGAATTAGATGGTACAAATACAGCTTATATTCTTTATTCGGCAGAAGGAACAGATATTACAGACTTAGTAATCAAAAAGTTAGGACTTCAATAA
- the ftsA gene encoding cell division protein FtsA encodes MQNQRIVAGLDIGTTKICVIVGRMNEYDKLEVLGMGQAVSEGVKEGIISNINKTVAAITQAVEEAERNSGVNLRIVNVGIAGKHIKSSVHHGGITRNSKDGEITPSDVNRLTNDMYRIVTEPGTDIIHVMPQHYTVDYEPNIKDPVGMAGVKLEADFHIITAQTNAIRNIKKCVQRAGLEIDNLILEPLASALSVLSEEEKEAGVAIVDIGGGTTDLAIFIDGIIRHTSVIPFGGNIITSDIKQGCAVMQNQAELLKVKFGRCLAKDAPDNEVVSIPGLRNRSSKEISIKNLSYIIEARMEEIVELVYGEIVRSGYKNRLAGGVVLTGGGSLLQYLKELFEYKTGLDVRIGYPNEYLGRSQSESVKNPMYATGVGLVLAGFRTLDDRDVYQRDYDKALDVGYEINSQGQEVKKQAAKPTGGFFANILKKTKELLIDDFDDKSTY; translated from the coding sequence ATGCAAAATCAAAGAATAGTAGCAGGACTAGACATCGGAACAACAAAAATTTGTGTTATCGTAGGCAGAATGAATGAATACGATAAATTGGAAGTTTTGGGAATGGGACAAGCCGTTTCTGAAGGTGTGAAAGAAGGAATAATCAGTAATATCAATAAAACAGTAGCAGCTATAACACAAGCTGTTGAGGAAGCCGAGCGCAATTCGGGCGTAAATCTTCGTATTGTAAATGTAGGAATTGCAGGTAAGCATATCAAAAGTTCGGTACATCACGGAGGGATTACAAGAAATTCTAAAGATGGAGAAATTACACCTTCTGACGTAAATCGCCTAACCAACGATATGTATCGTATCGTAACCGAACCTGGTACAGACATAATTCACGTAATGCCACAACATTATACTGTTGATTATGAACCAAATATAAAAGACCCTGTCGGAATGGCTGGTGTAAAGCTAGAAGCTGATTTTCATATCATTACAGCTCAAACCAATGCGATTCGAAATATTAAAAAATGTGTGCAGCGTGCAGGTTTGGAGATTGATAATCTAATTCTTGAGCCTTTGGCATCTGCACTTTCAGTGCTGAGTGAAGAAGAAAAAGAAGCGGGTGTTGCCATTGTGGATATTGGAGGAGGAACGACTGATTTAGCCATTTTTATTGATGGAATTATTCGTCATACTTCTGTGATTCCTTTTGGTGGAAATATTATCACTTCCGACATAAAGCAAGGCTGTGCTGTGATGCAAAATCAAGCTGAACTTTTGAAAGTAAAATTCGGACGCTGTTTGGCAAAAGATGCTCCAGACAATGAAGTTGTATCAATCCCAGGGCTTCGCAATCGTTCTTCAAAAGAAATTTCTATCAAAAACTTGTCGTATATTATTGAGGCGAGAATGGAAGAAATTGTAGAGCTTGTTTATGGAGAGATTGTGCGTTCGGGCTATAAAAATCGTTTGGCTGGTGGAGTGGTCTTGACGGGTGGAGGTTCTCTTTTGCAATATTTGAAAGAACTTTTTGAATACAAAACAGGCTTAGATGTTCGTATTGGTTATCCGAATGAATATTTAGGAAGAAGTCAATCTGAAAGTGTCAAGAATCCGATGTACGCTACTGGTGTAGGTTTGGTGTTGGCTGGTTTCAGAACTTTAGATGATAGAGATGTTTATCAAAGAGATTACGATAAGGCATTAGACGTAGGTTATGAGATTAATAGCCAAGGACAAGAAGTAAAGAAACAAGCTGCAAAACCAACAGGAGGATTTTTTGCTAATATTTTGAAAAAAACCAAAGAACTCTTGATTGATGATTTTGATGATAAAAGCACCTACTAA
- a CDS encoding cell division protein FtsQ/DivIB codes for MKIPIKIILFVLAICVVVAVTEVYQRGQMVKNVHILVKNAAQNPQDTSHFLTDVEILKLVRQDAKIDVNNLKIKEIDTKKIENSIKTNNFVDECQVTIDSKGVLRIEVEELKPLARILNKNTSKGAYITETGKLIPLSPNFTARVMLLSSEKKSDTELLDTAFWKMPEGKVFINALKEIDKQPFWKAQITQLERDTKGNLVAYPQVGEQLIELGTPENMEDKLARLKTFYDKVVPLKGWGSYQMVSVRYDNQIVCK; via the coding sequence TTGAAAATCCCTATAAAAATAATTTTGTTTGTTTTGGCTATCTGTGTAGTTGTGGCAGTTACAGAAGTCTATCAGCGTGGACAGATGGTAAAAAATGTACATATTTTAGTAAAGAATGCAGCCCAAAATCCTCAAGATACTTCTCACTTTCTGACAGATGTAGAGATTTTGAAATTGGTTCGGCAGGATGCCAAAATTGATGTAAACAACCTCAAAATAAAAGAGATAGACACTAAAAAAATTGAAAACTCCATAAAAACTAATAACTTTGTAGATGAGTGTCAGGTAACAATAGATTCGAAAGGAGTCTTACGTATAGAGGTAGAAGAATTAAAGCCTCTTGCACGAATTTTGAACAAAAATACATCTAAAGGTGCTTATATTACCGAAACAGGAAAGTTAATTCCACTTTCTCCTAATTTTACAGCAAGAGTAATGTTGCTCTCAAGTGAAAAAAAGAGTGATACAGAACTTTTAGATACTGCTTTTTGGAAGATGCCAGAGGGAAAAGTATTTATAAATGCACTCAAAGAAATAGACAAACAGCCGTTTTGGAAAGCCCAAATTACGCAGCTAGAGCGAGATACAAAGGGAAATTTGGTAGCTTATCCACAGGTGGGCGAGCAACTCATTGAGCTAGGTACACCAGAAAATATGGAAGACAAACTAGCTCGTTTGAAGACTTTTTATGATAAAGTTGTTCCTCTGAAAGGCTGGGGAAGTTATCAAATGGTAAGTGTTAGATACGACAATCAGATTGTCTGTAAATAA
- a CDS encoding OmpH family outer membrane protein, whose amino-acid sequence MKKIFLLLTLFAFGFAANAQNVKIGYTSAYLILPHVPEYQKAQDSLKKTEAALSGILADKQKDFEAKYAKFEKDRQDPNIPPVALQTKAAELQKLQQELQQEQELYTRELQKMQTSLQTPILKKVKTAIEEVGKENGYTFILSSQDGMGQDNFLYSTDQIDVTLLVLNKLGVKMTAEELAAANKKLEDELKAQMEAAQKAQN is encoded by the coding sequence ATGAAAAAGATATTTCTTCTACTCACACTATTTGCATTTGGTTTTGCTGCCAATGCACAAAATGTAAAGATTGGTTATACAAGTGCTTATCTTATTTTGCCTCACGTTCCTGAATATCAAAAAGCGCAAGATTCTCTCAAGAAAACAGAAGCTGCACTTAGTGGTATTTTAGCAGATAAGCAAAAAGATTTTGAAGCAAAATATGCAAAGTTTGAGAAAGACCGTCAAGACCCAAATATTCCTCCTGTTGCACTTCAAACTAAGGCAGCAGAACTTCAAAAACTCCAGCAAGAACTTCAACAAGAGCAAGAACTCTACACTAGAGAGCTTCAAAAAATGCAAACGAGTCTTCAAACGCCTATTTTGAAAAAAGTAAAAACAGCTATCGAAGAAGTAGGAAAAGAAAATGGTTATACATTCATTTTGAGTAGCCAAGACGGAATGGGACAAGACAACTTCCTTTACTCTACTGACCAAATTGATGTAACACTTTTAGTTTTGAACAAATTAGGCGTGAAAATGACAGCAGAAGAATTAGCTGCTGCTAACAAGAAGCTAGAAGACGAGCTAAAAGCTCAAATGGAAGCTGCACAGAAAGCACAGAACTAA